In Zingiber officinale cultivar Zhangliang chromosome 1A, Zo_v1.1, whole genome shotgun sequence, a genomic segment contains:
- the LOC122034935 gene encoding nuclear ribonuclease Z-like: MGSRRSKADSEASAEQSSLVPRKKPLVIEGYPVEGLSIGGQETCVIFPSLKLAFDIGRCPQRAISQEFLFITHGHMDHIGGLPMYVATRGLYSMKPPTIFVPVSIKEHVEKLFEVHRAIDQSELKHNLVALNVGEEFQLRNDLKVRAFKTYHVIPSQGYCIYSVKKKLKAEFCGLSGNEIKSLRLSGVEITDTITTPEIAFTGDTMSDFVVDPDNSDVLNARILVMESTFVNDSMSVQHARDYGHTHLFEIASYENRFQNKAILLIHFSARYYPEVSHCHF, from the exons ATGGGGAGTCGCAGAAGCAAAGCGGATAGTGAAGCAAGTGCTGAACAGTCTTCGTTAGTTCCAAGAAAGAAGCCACTGGTGATCGAAGGGTATCCAGTTGAGGGGTTGTCAATTGGAGGGCAGGAGACTTGTGTCATCTTCCCGTCACTTAAGTTGGCCTTTGACATTGGTAGATGCCCGCAGCGAGCCATTTCCCAGGAATTTCTGTTCATTACCCATGGCCATATGGATCACATA GGAGGACTTCCTATGTACGTTGCTACTAGAGGATTATATAGCATGAAGCCTCCAACTATCTTTGTCCCAGTGTCTATAAAAGAACATGTGGAAAAACTGTTTGAGGTGCACAGGGCGATTGACCAATCTGAACTGAAGCACAATTTAGTCGCCCTTAATGTAG GCGAAGAATTTCAATTGAGAAATGATCTTAAAGTTAGAGCATTCAAGACCTACCATGTTATACCTAGCCAG GGTTATTGTATCTACTCTGTCAAAAAAAAGCTTAAGGCAGAATTTTGTGGTCTTTCTGGAAATGAGATTAAGAGCTTGCGACTATCAGGTGTTGAG aTTACTGACACAATAACAACTCCTGAAATTGCCTTCACGGGAGATACGATGTCAGATTTTGTTGTTGACCCTGACAATTCTGATGTACTTAATGCAAGAATTCTTGTGATGGAG AGCACTTTTGTGAATGACTCAATGTCAGTTCAACATGCTAGGGATTACGGCCACACCCATTTGTTTGAG ATCGCAAGTTATGAGAACCGATTCCAAAATAAAGCAATTTTGCTCATCCATTTTTCAGCTCGTTATTATCCAGAGGTAAGTCATTGCCATTTCTGA